A region from the Musa acuminata AAA Group cultivar baxijiao chromosome BXJ1-10, Cavendish_Baxijiao_AAA, whole genome shotgun sequence genome encodes:
- the LOC135595209 gene encoding protein ESMERALDA 1-like isoform X1 — translation MNEWLDLEKKYFSLNAKAMNALFCALDKNEFNRVSLCDTAFAIWRTLEITHEGTSRVKDSKVNILLHDFELFHMKPSEIVVDMYTRFTDVVNGLKSLGKSFSDFELVNKVLRSLSKTWDSKVTTIQESKNLNQFPLEELIGSLITYEMTCNAREELENHLPKNRKDLGHRTFEDHSSISSSDGELKLQMKQKLKSKKNGTTCFERKKKNKNWDKSSSSKDEEKINKGEVANYAFTPFDAELATVWKHSFKGGGWRPCIHTSNDALPDSNGYIYVEANGGLNQQRTSICNAVAVAGYLNATLVIPYFHYHSIWRDPSKFNDIYDEDHFVNTLKSEVQVVHQVPEYIMERFGHNLSNVFNFKIKAWSSIQYYKDAVLPKLVEEKFIRISPFANRLSFDAPSTVQRLRCLANFEALQFSNPIATLAENLVSRMKEHSKDNDGKYIAVHLRFEEDMVAFSCCVFDGGEEEKQEMNAARERGWRGKFTKRGRVIRPGTIRINGKCPLTPLEVGLMLRGMGFGNNTAIYLASGKIYKAEKTMVPLLEMFPLLQTKETLASTEELAPFKNYSSRMAAIDYSVCLHSEVFVTTQGGNFPHFLIGHRRYLYGGHSKTIKPDKRKLALLFDNPNIGWKSLKRQLLNMRAHSDAKGMEMKRPSDSLYTFPCPDCMCRLNKTEVSKSSSAR, via the exons atgaacgaatggttggatttagagaagaagtatttttctttaaatgcaaaggctatgaatgccttattttgcgctttggacaaaaatgagttcaatcgggtttctttgtgcgacacGGCTTTtgctatttggcgcactcttgaaatcacgcacgagggaactagtagagtcaaagactcgaaagttaatattttactgcatgatttcgagctttttcatatgaaaccaagtgaaatcgttgttgacatgtacacccgttttacggatgtcgtcaatggtttaaaatcacttggtaaaagcttttcggattttgaactcgttaacaaagttttgcgctcactttctaaaacttgggattcaaaagtaactactattcaagaatcgaaaaacttgaaccaatttccacttgaagaactaattggttcattgatcacatatgaaatgacgtgcaatgcacgtgaagaacttgagaaccaccttccaaagaacaggaaggatttgggacatagaacatttgaagaccactcgagcataagctcaagtgatggtgaacttaaactacaaatgaaacaaaaattaaaaagtaaaaagaacggaactacttgctttgaacgcaagaagaagaacaaaaattgggataaatcgagctcctccaaagacgaggagaaaatcaacaaaggcgaggtggcaaactacgcttttacgcctttcgacgctgag TTAGCAACTGTGTGGAAGCACTCTTTCAAAGGTGGCGGGTGGCGACCCTGTATACACACATCTAATGATG CTTTGCCTGATTCAAATGGCTACATATATGTTGAGGCAAATGGTGGCTTGAATCAACAGAGGACTTCT ATATGCAATGCGGTTGCGGTAGCAGGATATCTGAATGCAACACTTGTTATTCCTTATTTCCACTATCACAGCATTTGGAGAGATCCTAG CAAATTCAATGACATCTACGATGAGGATCACTTCGTCAATACTTTGAAAAGTGAGGTGCAGGTAGTTCATCAGGTTCCTGAATATATAATGGAGCGATTTGGTCACAACTTGAGCAATGTGTTTAACTTCAAGATAAAAGCTTGGTCCTCTATTCAGTACTATAAGGATGCTGTTCTTCCTAAGTTGGTAGAGGAAAA GTTTATCAGGATATCTCCTTTTGCAAATCGGTTGTCATTTGATGCCCCTTCCACGGTACAGCGCCTAAGATGCTTGGCAAATTTTGAAGCATTACAGTTTTCAAATCCTATAGCAACTTTGGCTGAAAACTTGGTTTCTCGAATGAAAGAGCACAGTAAAGATAATGATGGGAAATATATTGCAGTGCATCTTCGTTTTGAAGAG GATATGGTTGCCTTCTCTTGTTGTGTATTTGATGGTGGTGAAGAAGAGAAACAGGAGATGAATGCTGCAAGAGAGAGAGGTTGGAGAGGAAAATTCACTAAACGTGGTCGTGTCATTCGACCTGGGACAATTAGGATAAATGGAAAATGTCCGTTAACACCTTTAGAG GTTGGTTTGATGCTCCGCGGCATGGGCTTCGGTAACAATACTGCAATTTATTTGGCTTCTGGAAAAATTTACAAAGCCGAGAAGACTATGGTTCCGCTTCTTGAAATGTTCCCCCTTCTACAAACTAAAGAAACATTAGCATCAACAGAGGAACTTGCTCCATTCAAG AACTATTCCTCCAGGATGGCTGCAATAGACTACAGCGTGTGCCTTCACAGTGAAGTATTTGTGACTACTCAAGGTGGAAACTTCCCTCATTTTCTGATTGGCCACAGGAGATACTTGTATGGTGGGCACTCTAAGACTATCAAACCTGACAAGAGGAAGCTAGCATTATTGTTTGACAATCCAAATATAGG ATGGAAGTCCTTGAAGCGGCAATTACTAAATATGCGAGCTCACAGTGATGCGAAGGGAATGGAGATGAAAAGACCAAGTGACTCATTATACACATTCCCGTGCCCTGACTGCATGTGCCGCTTAAACAAAACAGAAGTTTCAAAGTCTTCCTCGGCTCGATAG
- the LOC135595209 gene encoding protein ESMERALDA 1-like isoform X3 has translation MQYHAYNRLGSGGGGGGGGGGTPSPPASPRRSPRIHRRAGKGGGGGRAAQGAPRTIAQRMAWMLLSFLLRRQAIFLFAPLLYVAAMLFYMGTVPIDSVPRIISRSAPGSVYRSPKLYERLRPVMDADNSSDGLATVWKHSFKGGGWRPCIHTSNDALPDSNGYIYVEANGGLNQQRTSICNAVAVAGYLNATLVIPYFHYHSIWRDPSKFNDIYDEDHFVNTLKSEVQVVHQVPEYIMERFGHNLSNVFNFKIKAWSSIQYYKDAVLPKLVEEKFIRISPFANRLSFDAPSTVQRLRCLANFEALQFSNPIATLAENLVSRMKEHSKDNDGKYIAVHLRFEEDMVAFSCCVFDGGEEEKQEMNAARERGWRGKFTKRGRVIRPGTIRINGKCPLTPLEVGLMLRGMGFGNNTAIYLASGKIYKAEKTMVPLLEMFPLLQTKETLASTEELAPFKNYSSRMAAIDYSVCLHSEVFVTTQGGNFPHFLIGHRRYLYGGHSKTIKPDKRKLALLFDNPNIGWKSLKRQLLNMRAHSDAKGMEMKRPSDSLYTFPCPDCMCRLNKTEVSKSSSAR, from the exons ATGCAGTATCACGCCTACAACCGCCTGGGGAgcggcgggggcgggggcggcggcggaggggggaCGCCGTCTCCGCCGGCGTCACCGCGGAGGTCGCCGAGGATCCACCGGAGGGCGGGGAAGGGCGGAGGCGGGGGTAGGGCGGCGCAGGGGGCGCCGCGCACCATTGCGCAGCGGATGGCGTGGATgctcctctccttcctcctccggcGTCAGGCCATCTTCCTCTTTGCGCCGCTATTGTACGTCGCCGCAATGCTCTTCTACATGGGCACCGTGCCCATCGACAGCGTGCCCCGCATCATCTCCCGCTCCGCCCCCGGCTCTGTCTACCGGAGCCCCAAGCTTTACGAGCGCCTCCGCCCCGTCATGGATGCCGATAACTCCTCCGACGGG TTAGCAACTGTGTGGAAGCACTCTTTCAAAGGTGGCGGGTGGCGACCCTGTATACACACATCTAATGATG CTTTGCCTGATTCAAATGGCTACATATATGTTGAGGCAAATGGTGGCTTGAATCAACAGAGGACTTCT ATATGCAATGCGGTTGCGGTAGCAGGATATCTGAATGCAACACTTGTTATTCCTTATTTCCACTATCACAGCATTTGGAGAGATCCTAG CAAATTCAATGACATCTACGATGAGGATCACTTCGTCAATACTTTGAAAAGTGAGGTGCAGGTAGTTCATCAGGTTCCTGAATATATAATGGAGCGATTTGGTCACAACTTGAGCAATGTGTTTAACTTCAAGATAAAAGCTTGGTCCTCTATTCAGTACTATAAGGATGCTGTTCTTCCTAAGTTGGTAGAGGAAAA GTTTATCAGGATATCTCCTTTTGCAAATCGGTTGTCATTTGATGCCCCTTCCACGGTACAGCGCCTAAGATGCTTGGCAAATTTTGAAGCATTACAGTTTTCAAATCCTATAGCAACTTTGGCTGAAAACTTGGTTTCTCGAATGAAAGAGCACAGTAAAGATAATGATGGGAAATATATTGCAGTGCATCTTCGTTTTGAAGAG GATATGGTTGCCTTCTCTTGTTGTGTATTTGATGGTGGTGAAGAAGAGAAACAGGAGATGAATGCTGCAAGAGAGAGAGGTTGGAGAGGAAAATTCACTAAACGTGGTCGTGTCATTCGACCTGGGACAATTAGGATAAATGGAAAATGTCCGTTAACACCTTTAGAG GTTGGTTTGATGCTCCGCGGCATGGGCTTCGGTAACAATACTGCAATTTATTTGGCTTCTGGAAAAATTTACAAAGCCGAGAAGACTATGGTTCCGCTTCTTGAAATGTTCCCCCTTCTACAAACTAAAGAAACATTAGCATCAACAGAGGAACTTGCTCCATTCAAG AACTATTCCTCCAGGATGGCTGCAATAGACTACAGCGTGTGCCTTCACAGTGAAGTATTTGTGACTACTCAAGGTGGAAACTTCCCTCATTTTCTGATTGGCCACAGGAGATACTTGTATGGTGGGCACTCTAAGACTATCAAACCTGACAAGAGGAAGCTAGCATTATTGTTTGACAATCCAAATATAGG ATGGAAGTCCTTGAAGCGGCAATTACTAAATATGCGAGCTCACAGTGATGCGAAGGGAATGGAGATGAAAAGACCAAGTGACTCATTATACACATTCCCGTGCCCTGACTGCATGTGCCGCTTAAACAAAACAGAAGTTTCAAAGTCTTCCTCGGCTCGATAG
- the LOC135595209 gene encoding protein ESMERALDA 1-like isoform X2 has translation MRVFLISLNLDLWNIVENGFQLPSKPMNEWLDLEKKYFSLNAKAMNALFCALDKNEFNRVSLCDTAFAIWRTLEITHEGTSRVKDSKVNILLHDFELFHMKPSEIVVDMYTRFTDVVNGLKSLGKSFSDFELVNKVLRSLSKTWDSKVTTIQESKNLNQFPLEELIGSLITYEMTCNAREELENHLPKNRKDLGHRTFEDHSSISSSDGELKLQMKQKLKSKKNGTTCFERKKKNKNWDKSSSSKDEEKINKGEVANYAFTPFDAELATVWKHSFKGGGWRPCIHTSNDALPDSNGYIYVEANGGLNQQRTSICNAVAVAGYLNATLVIPYFHYHSIWRDPSKFNDIYDEDHFVNTLKSEVQVVHQVPEYIMERFGHNLSNVFNFKIKAWSSIQYYKDAVLPKLVEEKFIRISPFANRLSFDAPSTVQRLRCLANFEALQFSNPIATLAENLVSRMKEHSKDNDGKYIAVHLRFEEDMVAFSCCVFDGGEEEKQEMNAARERGWRGKFTKRGRVIRPGTIRINGKCPLTPLEVGLMLRGMGFGNNTAIYLASGKIYKAEKTMVPLLEMFPLLQTKETLASTEELAPFKNYSSRMAAIDYSVCLHSEVFVTTQGGNFPHFLIGHRRYLYGGHSKTIKPDKRKLALLFDNPNIG, from the exons atgagagttttcttgatttctctaaatctggatttatggaatatcgttgaaaacggttttcaacttccctctaaaccgatgaacgaatggttggatttagagaagaagtatttttctttaaatgcaaaggctatgaatgccttattttgcgctttggacaaaaatgagttcaatcgggtttctttgtgcgacacGGCTTTtgctatttggcgcactcttgaaatcacgcacgagggaactagtagagtcaaagactcgaaagttaatattttactgcatgatttcgagctttttcatatgaaaccaagtgaaatcgttgttgacatgtacacccgttttacggatgtcgtcaatggtttaaaatcacttggtaaaagcttttcggattttgaactcgttaacaaagttttgcgctcactttctaaaacttgggattcaaaagtaactactattcaagaatcgaaaaacttgaaccaatttccacttgaagaactaattggttcattgatcacatatgaaatgacgtgcaatgcacgtgaagaacttgagaaccaccttccaaagaacaggaaggatttgggacatagaacatttgaagaccactcgagcataagctcaagtgatggtgaacttaaactacaaatgaaacaaaaattaaaaagtaaaaagaacggaactacttgctttgaacgcaagaagaagaacaaaaattgggataaatcgagctcctccaaagacgaggagaaaatcaacaaaggcgaggtggcaaactacgcttttacgcctttcgacgctgag TTAGCAACTGTGTGGAAGCACTCTTTCAAAGGTGGCGGGTGGCGACCCTGTATACACACATCTAATGATG CTTTGCCTGATTCAAATGGCTACATATATGTTGAGGCAAATGGTGGCTTGAATCAACAGAGGACTTCT ATATGCAATGCGGTTGCGGTAGCAGGATATCTGAATGCAACACTTGTTATTCCTTATTTCCACTATCACAGCATTTGGAGAGATCCTAG CAAATTCAATGACATCTACGATGAGGATCACTTCGTCAATACTTTGAAAAGTGAGGTGCAGGTAGTTCATCAGGTTCCTGAATATATAATGGAGCGATTTGGTCACAACTTGAGCAATGTGTTTAACTTCAAGATAAAAGCTTGGTCCTCTATTCAGTACTATAAGGATGCTGTTCTTCCTAAGTTGGTAGAGGAAAA GTTTATCAGGATATCTCCTTTTGCAAATCGGTTGTCATTTGATGCCCCTTCCACGGTACAGCGCCTAAGATGCTTGGCAAATTTTGAAGCATTACAGTTTTCAAATCCTATAGCAACTTTGGCTGAAAACTTGGTTTCTCGAATGAAAGAGCACAGTAAAGATAATGATGGGAAATATATTGCAGTGCATCTTCGTTTTGAAGAG GATATGGTTGCCTTCTCTTGTTGTGTATTTGATGGTGGTGAAGAAGAGAAACAGGAGATGAATGCTGCAAGAGAGAGAGGTTGGAGAGGAAAATTCACTAAACGTGGTCGTGTCATTCGACCTGGGACAATTAGGATAAATGGAAAATGTCCGTTAACACCTTTAGAG GTTGGTTTGATGCTCCGCGGCATGGGCTTCGGTAACAATACTGCAATTTATTTGGCTTCTGGAAAAATTTACAAAGCCGAGAAGACTATGGTTCCGCTTCTTGAAATGTTCCCCCTTCTACAAACTAAAGAAACATTAGCATCAACAGAGGAACTTGCTCCATTCAAG AACTATTCCTCCAGGATGGCTGCAATAGACTACAGCGTGTGCCTTCACAGTGAAGTATTTGTGACTACTCAAGGTGGAAACTTCCCTCATTTTCTGATTGGCCACAGGAGATACTTGTATGGTGGGCACTCTAAGACTATCAAACCTGACAAGAGGAAGCTAGCATTATTGTTTGACAATCCAAATATAGG GTAG